The proteins below are encoded in one region of Candidatus Thiodiazotropha sp. LNASS1:
- a CDS encoding NAD(P)-dependent methylenetetrahydromethanopterin dehydrogenase, producing MEKPFLLHMLTATKNHSPFDVNMAYDAGWSACTPYTDVTLDEVRELVQDAIFSRGPKGVKRTGIFVGGRDTHLAMEMMQAAKKSMVPPFEVSLFADPSGAFTTAAGMVACVERELKKSRAGGLQDKRIVVFGGTGPVGSTAAMLTSNAGAEAIIVSHHSLAKAETVADLCNQRYGSALSGADGSNDASIVELVSEADVVFNAATEGVQVLNSSQLMKAERLKVACDVNAVPPEGIEGVGVMDDGVTINESPTNAVGIGALAVGNVKYQTQHLLLKRMYETGEAEFLDFNNAFEVAREYVG from the coding sequence ATGGAAAAACCCTTTTTGCTGCACATGCTGACTGCAACCAAGAACCACAGCCCATTCGATGTGAATATGGCATACGATGCGGGCTGGTCCGCATGCACGCCCTATACCGATGTTACCCTGGATGAGGTGCGTGAGCTGGTGCAGGATGCGATCTTCTCGCGTGGTCCAAAGGGAGTCAAAAGGACCGGTATCTTCGTGGGAGGACGGGATACTCATCTTGCCATGGAGATGATGCAGGCGGCAAAAAAGTCGATGGTGCCGCCGTTCGAGGTCTCACTGTTCGCCGATCCCAGCGGCGCCTTCACTACCGCTGCAGGTATGGTTGCCTGTGTTGAACGCGAACTGAAAAAGAGCCGGGCAGGGGGACTGCAAGATAAACGGATCGTAGTGTTCGGCGGCACCGGGCCGGTCGGTTCAACAGCGGCGATGTTGACCTCCAACGCAGGTGCCGAAGCCATCATCGTCAGCCACCATTCATTGGCCAAGGCTGAGACCGTGGCGGATCTCTGTAACCAGCGTTATGGATCGGCCCTATCGGGTGCCGACGGCAGTAACGATGCATCGATCGTTGAACTGGTAAGCGAGGCCGATGTGGTATTCAACGCTGCCACGGAGGGGGTTCAAGTGCTGAACAGCAGCCAACTCATGAAAGCTGAACGGCTGAAAGTGGCCTGTGATGTCAATGCGGTGCCGCCGGAGGGGATAGAAGGCGTTGGTGTCATGGATGACGGGGTGACCATCAACGAATCACCCACAAATGCAGTCGGTATCGGTGCGTTGGCGGTAGGTAACGTAAAGTACCAGACCCAGCATCTGCTGTTAAAGCGTATGTATGAAACCGGTGAAGCGGAATTTCTCGATTTCAACAACGCATTTGAGGTGGCACGCGAGTATGTCGGCTAA
- a CDS encoding beta-ribofuranosylaminobenzene 5'-phosphate synthase family protein, giving the protein MQNHIDKLMTNPSKPVTAGFSVEVNAPARLHLGFLDLHGGLGRRFGSIGLTIDTLATRLRAERCNEITARGPGAERALKYAKSYIEAKGIEGGVELNLLQTIPDHVGLGSGTQMALAVGTAIERLYRGEGDCVSIARTLNRGARSGIGIGAFEQGGFILDCGRSEEKEVPPVAVRLAFPEKWRVLLLLDTRGQGLHGTQEVMAFSELPEFPEQAAAYLCRLVLMQVLPGVLEGHLTPVTKAIGKIQQVVGDHFAPAQGGRFTSPIISAALEWAIEKGYIGVGQSSWGPTGFILLEDASRAERLERELKRHFGKFSSFRCQLVAARNQGAEVNLLQQPTRLRQEKRV; this is encoded by the coding sequence ATGCAAAACCATATAGACAAACTGATGACAAACCCTTCAAAGCCTGTCACTGCGGGATTCAGTGTTGAAGTCAATGCACCTGCACGGCTGCATTTGGGTTTCCTCGATTTGCACGGTGGTCTGGGTAGACGCTTCGGCAGCATAGGTCTGACCATCGACACCCTGGCGACGCGGCTACGTGCCGAGAGATGCAATGAGATCACAGCCAGAGGCCCGGGTGCCGAACGGGCACTTAAATATGCCAAGTCATACATTGAGGCTAAAGGCATAGAAGGGGGGGTCGAACTCAATCTGCTGCAAACGATACCCGATCATGTGGGATTGGGTTCGGGCACTCAAATGGCACTCGCAGTGGGTACGGCGATTGAACGACTCTATAGAGGCGAGGGTGACTGCGTTTCAATTGCGAGAACACTAAACCGAGGTGCCCGTTCCGGCATCGGCATCGGCGCCTTCGAGCAAGGTGGTTTCATTCTCGATTGCGGTCGCAGTGAGGAGAAGGAGGTACCCCCGGTCGCAGTCAGACTGGCATTTCCCGAGAAGTGGCGGGTACTGCTGCTTTTGGATACACGTGGTCAGGGTTTGCATGGCACGCAAGAGGTGATGGCATTCTCTGAACTTCCCGAGTTCCCGGAACAGGCTGCTGCATATCTCTGTCGGCTGGTCCTGATGCAGGTACTGCCGGGTGTTCTCGAAGGGCATCTGACACCGGTCACGAAAGCCATCGGTAAGATTCAACAGGTGGTAGGTGACCATTTTGCTCCCGCCCAGGGCGGACGATTCACCAGTCCGATCATTTCCGCCGCCCTGGAGTGGGCTATCGAGAAAGGCTATATCGGTGTTGGTCAGAGTTCGTGGGGACCAACTGGTTTCATCCTTCTGGAAGATGCGTCCCGGGCCGAAAGGCTTGAGCGCGAATTAAAGCGTCACTTTGGAAAATTCTCATCATTCCGTTGTCAATTGGTGGCTGCGCGCAACCAGGGTGCGGAGGTGAATCTGTTACAACAACCAACAAGATTAAGACAAGAAAAGCGAGTTTAG
- a CDS encoding formylmethanofuran dehydrogenase subunit B: MWNNEIEQMMDAVTCPCCGLSCDDLKIELRSGRLQSMQNGCDLARAFYDTAFNHAGQDPMIDGRATTLEEALDYGTELLRQARSPLFAGLATDVNGMRGILALADRCGATLDHLNGDAMFRNLRVVQDNGWFTTTFTEVRNRADLIVLVGNQCISRFPRLVERVLHPEESLFVETNERRVVLLGPWQQDDIPKELAQLKPKVITTDIESLSDIVGLVRGLIADRPVDPGRLGNDLGNSLTALAEQLKAAKYSVISWSAAELAMAHAELVVQSLVDLVKALNAKTRSAALPLAGTQADITANQVCTWQLGYPLRTRLQRGYPEHDPSLCRWQDLLTRGESDLLLWVSSFSPLALPPPTKTPTIVLGHAGMVFEQQPSLYIPAGVPGIDHRGHWYRSDGVCSLPLGKLRDIGLPPVSLIVNKLNERLLPLAGEPESAPAC, from the coding sequence ATGTGGAATAATGAAATCGAACAGATGATGGACGCGGTAACCTGTCCCTGTTGTGGATTGAGTTGCGATGACCTGAAAATTGAGCTGCGCAGTGGACGCCTGCAATCAATGCAGAACGGATGTGATCTGGCGCGTGCCTTCTACGACACCGCCTTCAATCATGCCGGCCAGGATCCCATGATCGACGGCAGGGCGACCACCTTGGAAGAGGCCCTGGACTACGGCACTGAGTTATTGCGGCAGGCCCGATCTCCGCTCTTCGCCGGACTGGCGACAGACGTCAATGGCATGCGTGGCATCCTTGCATTGGCTGACCGGTGCGGCGCCACCCTGGATCACCTCAACGGCGACGCCATGTTTCGCAATCTACGTGTCGTACAGGATAACGGTTGGTTCACCACCACATTCACCGAGGTGCGCAATCGGGCCGACCTGATCGTGTTGGTAGGCAACCAATGCATCAGCCGCTTTCCACGACTTGTAGAACGGGTGCTGCATCCCGAAGAGAGTCTCTTCGTTGAAACCAATGAACGAAGGGTTGTATTGCTCGGCCCCTGGCAACAGGACGACATACCGAAAGAGTTGGCGCAGTTGAAGCCGAAGGTGATAACAACGGATATCGAGTCATTATCAGATATTGTGGGACTGGTACGCGGCCTCATCGCCGACAGACCGGTCGATCCAGGTCGGCTTGGAAATGATCTGGGAAATTCTCTGACCGCACTTGCGGAACAACTCAAAGCTGCAAAATACAGTGTTATCTCATGGAGCGCTGCGGAACTCGCCATGGCCCATGCTGAATTGGTTGTACAGAGCCTGGTGGACCTGGTTAAAGCACTCAATGCCAAGACACGCAGTGCCGCCCTCCCGCTAGCCGGAACACAGGCGGATATCACCGCAAACCAGGTCTGTACCTGGCAGCTTGGATACCCGTTACGCACCAGGCTGCAACGCGGTTATCCGGAGCATGATCCATCGCTCTGCCGCTGGCAGGATCTGCTCACGCGCGGCGAGAGCGATCTGTTGTTGTGGGTCTCATCGTTCTCACCACTAGCCTTGCCTCCACCAACCAAGACTCCGACCATCGTGCTTGGCCATGCCGGCATGGTGTTTGAACAACAACCATCGCTCTACATCCCCGCGGGTGTGCCGGGTATCGACCACCGGGGACATTGGTACCGCAGTGATGGTGTCTGCTCACTACCCCTCGGCAAGCTGAGAGATATCGGCCTGCCTCCGGTCAGTCTTATCGTGAACAAGTTGAACGAACGGCTGCTGCCCTTGGCAGGCGAGCCTGAAAGTGCTCCCGCATGCTGA
- a CDS encoding formylmethanofuran dehydrogenase subunit A: MLIKLTGGKLYDPANGINGDTRDIYIRDGKIVDPPADSETIHRTYSLDGKIVMAGAIDMHTHIGGGKVNIARTMLPEDQRGSARPKTDLTRSGGGHAIPSTLAAGYRYAEMGYTSCFEPAVLPANARQAHMEMADTPMIDTGGYAMLGNDDLLLQLISEGAEQQTLNDYVAWTLHAAQCIGIKVVNPGGINAFKFNQRVLDVDDSHPHYRITPRDIVRTLSRALSELGVPHPLHVHASNLGVPGNYLSTLATMEAAEGFPIHLTHIQFHSYGTEGDNKFSSCAAEIAEAVNNQSNISIDVGQVMFGQTVTISGDTMAQHANRSHAHPNKWTCMDIECDAGCGVVPFRYRDKNFVNALQWAIGLELFLMVDDPWRIFLTTDHPNGAPFTSYPHLIRLLMDRGFRNDLMGQIHPGAAAATHLGSLEREYSLYEIAIMTRAAPARILGLSDRGHLAPGALADIAVYHQHEDPERMFERPMLVFKQGQVVVEEGRITRPVKGATQVVKPEYDKSIEKLIERRFERYHSIGLHNFVISDDEMAEGIGSQVNIHSCMGSRA; encoded by the coding sequence ATGCTGATTAAACTCACGGGCGGCAAACTCTACGACCCAGCCAATGGCATCAACGGTGATACCAGAGACATCTATATCCGGGACGGTAAGATAGTCGATCCGCCGGCCGACAGCGAAACCATCCATCGAACTTATTCATTGGATGGCAAAATCGTCATGGCCGGTGCCATTGACATGCATACCCATATAGGCGGCGGCAAGGTCAATATCGCGCGCACCATGCTGCCGGAGGATCAACGTGGAAGCGCCAGGCCTAAGACCGACCTGACCCGCTCGGGCGGCGGACATGCCATCCCCTCCACGTTGGCAGCGGGATACCGCTACGCGGAGATGGGTTACACAAGTTGTTTCGAACCAGCCGTACTACCGGCCAATGCCCGTCAGGCCCATATGGAGATGGCGGATACCCCGATGATCGATACCGGCGGCTATGCCATGCTGGGCAATGATGATCTGTTACTGCAACTGATATCCGAAGGGGCCGAGCAGCAAACCCTCAATGACTACGTTGCCTGGACCCTGCACGCAGCTCAGTGTATCGGCATCAAGGTGGTCAATCCCGGCGGCATCAATGCCTTTAAGTTCAACCAACGGGTACTGGATGTGGACGATTCCCATCCCCACTACCGGATTACTCCACGCGATATTGTGCGCACACTGAGCCGTGCCCTGAGCGAACTGGGGGTGCCCCATCCGCTACATGTCCACGCTAGTAATCTGGGTGTGCCGGGTAACTATCTCTCAACCCTGGCCACCATGGAGGCAGCTGAAGGATTCCCTATCCACCTCACCCATATCCAGTTCCATAGTTATGGTACCGAGGGTGACAATAAATTCTCCTCCTGCGCGGCGGAAATTGCCGAGGCCGTCAACAACCAATCCAATATCTCTATCGATGTTGGCCAGGTGATGTTCGGTCAGACGGTCACCATATCGGGTGACACCATGGCCCAGCATGCCAACCGCAGCCATGCCCATCCCAATAAGTGGACCTGTATGGATATCGAATGCGATGCGGGATGTGGTGTGGTGCCCTTTCGCTATCGAGACAAGAACTTCGTCAACGCCCTGCAGTGGGCGATAGGCCTCGAACTGTTTCTGATGGTGGATGATCCCTGGCGCATCTTTCTCACCACCGACCACCCCAACGGCGCCCCCTTCACCAGCTACCCCCACCTGATCCGGCTGTTGATGGACAGAGGCTTTCGCAATGATCTGATGGGACAGATTCATCCTGGGGCAGCGGCGGCCACTCACCTGGGCAGTCTGGAACGGGAGTATTCACTCTACGAAATCGCCATCATGACCCGGGCCGCGCCGGCAAGGATTCTGGGGTTGTCAGACCGTGGACACCTGGCACCGGGTGCCTTGGCGGATATCGCAGTCTATCATCAGCACGAGGATCCGGAGCGGATGTTCGAGCGACCGATGCTGGTTTTCAAACAGGGTCAGGTGGTTGTTGAGGAGGGGCGAATCACCCGGCCTGTCAAAGGTGCTACCCAAGTCGTAAAGCCAGAGTACGACAAGAGTATCGAGAAACTGATAGAACGCAGGTTCGAACGTTATCACAGCATCGGTCTGCACAACTTCGTCATCTCCGACGACGAGATGGCCGAGGGAATTGGCAGTCAGGTCAATATCCATTCCTGTATGGGAAGCCGCGCATGA
- the fhcD gene encoding formylmethanofuran--tetrahydromethanopterin N-formyltransferase, whose translation MIINGTVIEDTFAEAFGMSATRVIITAINHHWARIAGETMTGFATSVIGCGVEAGIEVEIAPDKTPDGRPGVSVLLFGMSGKALAKQLETRVGQCVLTCPTTALFAGIDGEKRMPLGKNLRFFGDGHQISKQIDGTRYWRIPVMDGEFLCEETVARIPAVGGGNFLVLAETQQQALSACEIAIEAMRKLPNVIMPFPGGIVRSGSKVGSKYKALMASTNDAYCPTLRGLVDTRLGPEIGSVMEIVINGLSDADVNLATRTGISAVCELGAAAGIRRISAGNYGGKLGQYHFRLREVMA comes from the coding sequence ATGATCATCAACGGCACAGTGATCGAGGACACTTTTGCCGAGGCCTTCGGCATGAGCGCTACCCGCGTCATCATCACAGCCATCAACCACCACTGGGCGCGTATCGCCGGCGAAACCATGACCGGATTCGCCACATCGGTGATCGGTTGCGGTGTAGAGGCGGGTATCGAAGTGGAGATCGCCCCTGATAAGACCCCCGATGGACGTCCCGGTGTGAGTGTGCTGCTTTTCGGCATGTCCGGCAAGGCACTGGCGAAGCAGCTGGAGACCCGTGTGGGACAGTGTGTGTTGACCTGTCCCACCACCGCACTCTTTGCCGGCATCGACGGTGAGAAGCGGATGCCACTGGGTAAGAATCTGCGCTTTTTCGGTGACGGCCACCAGATCTCCAAACAGATCGATGGCACACGCTATTGGCGCATACCGGTGATGGACGGCGAGTTCCTGTGTGAGGAGACCGTTGCCCGTATACCCGCTGTCGGCGGCGGCAACTTCCTGGTGCTCGCCGAGACACAACAGCAGGCACTCAGCGCCTGTGAAATAGCGATCGAGGCAATGCGCAAGCTGCCGAACGTGATCATGCCCTTTCCCGGAGGCATCGTTCGTTCCGGCTCCAAGGTGGGATCTAAATACAAGGCCCTGATGGCCTCCACCAACGACGCCTACTGTCCCACACTCAGGGGATTGGTCGACACCAGGCTCGGTCCGGAGATCGGATCGGTAATGGAGATCGTCATCAACGGTCTGAGTGATGCCGATGTTAATCTCGCTACCCGGACCGGTATCTCGGCTGTATGCGAACTGGGCGCCGCGGCCGGAATCCGCCGTATCTCAGCCGGCAACTATGGCGGCAAGTTGGGTCAGTACCATTTCCGCTTGCGTGAGGTGATGGCATGA
- a CDS encoding formylmethanofuran dehydrogenase subunit C: MNALTLKLKHSLPQRLDMSPFIPAHLAGKQVGEIARIPLWLGNRRVDTGELFAIDGMVTDQIVIQSESDRLDGIGAGMTGGKIMIEGKAGAYLGCGMQNGTILVSGNVGVAAGCAMQGGHLEIAGNAGDFLGGAITGERQGMRGGTIILKGDAGDRAGDLMRRGTILIGGDCGDYCVSRMVAGTMVVMGQCGKQAGMAMRRGTLILTKPPASIPATFNDNGRHHLNFLKLLIQSFKDQPPFSSLAERGNQTHRWLGDLSCGGQGEILICY; this comes from the coding sequence ATGAATGCCCTGACCCTTAAGCTGAAGCACAGCCTCCCGCAGCGCCTGGACATGAGTCCCTTCATCCCCGCACATCTGGCCGGCAAACAAGTGGGTGAGATAGCAAGAATTCCCCTATGGCTGGGAAACCGGCGGGTCGATACCGGAGAGCTGTTCGCCATCGACGGCATGGTAACTGATCAGATCGTTATCCAGTCGGAGAGCGACCGACTCGATGGGATCGGCGCAGGCATGACCGGTGGGAAGATCATGATCGAGGGCAAGGCCGGCGCCTATCTCGGATGCGGTATGCAAAACGGCACCATTCTGGTGAGTGGCAATGTGGGCGTGGCTGCAGGCTGTGCCATGCAGGGTGGTCACCTGGAAATCGCCGGCAACGCGGGAGATTTCCTGGGTGGCGCCATCACAGGCGAGCGCCAGGGCATGCGTGGCGGCACCATCATTCTAAAAGGAGATGCGGGAGACAGGGCCGGCGATCTGATGCGTCGTGGGACCATCCTGATAGGCGGTGACTGTGGCGATTACTGTGTATCGCGCATGGTTGCGGGAACCATGGTGGTCATGGGTCAGTGCGGCAAGCAGGCCGGGATGGCTATGCGCCGCGGGACTTTGATTTTGACAAAACCACCCGCTTCGATACCGGCCACCTTCAACGATAACGGTCGACACCATCTCAATTTCCTGAAACTGCTCATCCAAAGCTTCAAAGATCAACCACCCTTTTCAAGTCTGGCGGAACGGGGTAACCAGACCCATCGTTGGCTTGGCGATCTAAGCTGCGGTGGTCAGGGAGAGATACTGATCTGTTATTAA
- the pqqA gene encoding pyrroloquinoline quinone precursor peptide PqqA: MNWSTPSYQDLRFGFEINLYINNR, translated from the coding sequence ATGAATTGGTCTACACCTTCCTATCAAGATCTACGTTTCGGTTTTGAGATCAATCTTTACATCAACAACCGATAA